The nucleotide sequence AGTTCCAGCCACCTTAGGCTTAAAAAAACTATTATCGAGAAACGGCTACAACTGAAGAAGTTGGCGTCCATGCGATCGAGGCTCAATGTGGAAGAACAGATGACTCGATTGGAACTGGATAACCTGGAGCACATGTATCATCGGTCGCCAATAGGACGAATTAAGCGACAGAGCGGTGGTGCTCACATCACATTATCACGACTAGAGTCGAAAATGCAAATCGGAATATCAACGGAGGAAAGCAGGAAATTACACAGTGAGGAAATTCTTGAAGCCCTTCTGAAAGCTCTACGCGTAGATAATTTTGCATTTCTGAACGAATATCAGAAATCACTGGACAGTCCGAAGCCATCAGATAGTTGTCCTCTGGtaacggaaacggaaaaggGAAGTGATGCAGACACCGCGTTTAAAAGCGATTTAGTTTCGGAAACGGAAACATATCTAGATAACAACTTATCGACGGTTTGTGAATCTGCGAAGACTAACACTATTGATATACCTATTCCTTGTCAGCTGAGAAACCCCCTTGCATCCCCAGACGATGTGAGATACTACAAACCCTGTGACCATTATCCCAACAATTTCGAAGTATCGCAGCCCTTGGCCAGGTCTCCCAAGATTTGCCATTTAGTGTCTTCGGCACAAAGGGCACTTTACGCTTGCTTTGTCAAAGATCCGTTGGATACAGTAGGGCTAATCCGAACTATGGACGAATCGACGGAAGTGTCCTTGAACGAGCCCACAACTCAGTTCTCCACCATAGCCTGTGAGGATATGGAACTGCTGAGTCTGATAGTTGAGAAACCCTATGTGACCAGGATGGAAACAGACAAGGAACTGTATGTTTCCCGAGCACCAATCCGTTGCCCCGATTACGACTGCCAGCGGATGTGCTTTGTCTCGGATTTTAATACCCACATGTGGCTTAATCATCGATCTTTGACCATGGAGCATATTAAGCCGGCGCATACCAAGACCTTCTTCTTGGACACCAACATACCGATGCTGGACAAACCGAAGTGTCACATGGTGTATATGGTGCGGGATAAGATTATCGACAGCCAGGCCGAGGCTTTGAAAGATCTGTTGCCCATACTGCTGATGAGTGGCCGTACCCACTGGTCGAATTCTTTCGGTTATGCGGAACTTTGGGAGGCCCGAGAACTAAGCAAAGGAAATCCCATTCTCGATAAAGAGTTCCTTGTTATGTGGCTGACAGGAGTTGTTCCCCGTGATATGAAACTACTGGCTACCTTTTCGGTATGGTCCACTCTGGGTCCCCAGATGGCCGATTGCGTTGGCGTTAGCACTGGTTATATCTACGATATTCGGGAATCCAGCGATCTGGGCCGAATCGTCCGCAGTCGGAGCTCCATGATCCTGCCCATGAGCATGATCTCGCAAATGACCGATAATGGGAGCAGATTACTGCCCATTCAGGTGAAGGTTTATTAAATTGTTCAGTACGTTTGTAACGGAAATACAACTTACATACATCTTTTTATGAATTAATttatgttgtttttgctgGGCAGAGTGTAAAATGGTTAGTACTGTATTCGAGAACTGTATATTTTGTACATAGTACAtagaaatgaatttttttCAAGCAATTGCATACTTCTAGGCTTTGCGTTGGGTCTCCTCTTTATAGTCGGAAAAACTAGTTGCCTACTTTTCTGAAATCTCTATTGATGGGCGTTCAAGAAAGGAATAGATACGATTTATTGAAGGATTTTGccatttaatataaaaaaacgTTTAAATTTTGTTCTCAAGCTTATCCGCTGCTTTTTCTGTCTGTCATAATACAAGGCACACAAATATCACTCTCTTAGTTGCCAAAAGGTATTTAACTTTttgtgtgtcaactctttattcaGGAtataggaaaacaaaaatttagatttataaaaattatctCGGCCCTAAATTGTCCGTTCGACGAGgaatttgcctttttttcgTTTCAATCCCAAGATCAGTGGGATCCGACCGAATCATGTCATCGCAGTTTCGTGAGAAGCGCGGATTAGCTAGCAGTGCCAATAATGAACTGCCCACCATGGATCCCAACGAGAGTGACTTCGCTCTGGAGCTGAAGCCAGCACCCAAACAGACCTGCATTCCGACGCACCAACGCCAGAGATTGGCCAGCTCGGACACCAAGTGAgttttggtttgtaaatattctCGTCAGGTTGAAAATGAATCGATGAATAAATTGGTGTAATcaacataaaacaaaa is from Drosophila melanogaster chromosome 3L and encodes:
- the CG32437 gene encoding uncharacterized protein gives rise to the protein MAKQLKNWAVDAMDPPKKGTSYTILPNRHGYLNRNVELPHSNDASPPVTPLNVPSKSRTQAQTGKGTVPNLSPVKESKNADSVRQTTPYPKVKGIELLRSTPPRHMSLELPPNVGIYLPPINPYKRNQKHCDDQHQNPGTPDFKPGTSRQGSHVQSFPSSKVKVLSSSHLRLKKTIIEKRLQLKKLASMRSRLNVEEQMTRLELDNLEHMYHRSPIGRIKRQSGGAHITLSRLESKMQIGISTEESRKLHSEEILEALLKALRVDNFAFLNEYQKSLDSPKPSDSCPLVTETEKGSDADTAFKSDLVSETETYLDNNLSTVCESAKTNTIDIPIPCQLRNPLASPDDVRYYKPCDHYPNNFEVSQPLARSPKICHLVSSAQRALYACFVKDPLDTVGLIRTMDESTEVSLNEPTTQFSTIACEDMELLSLIVEKPYVTRMETDKELYVSRAPIRCPDYDCQRMCFVSDFNTHMWLNHRSLTMEHIKPAHTKTFFLDTNIPMLDKPKCHMVYMVRDKIIDSQAEALKDLLPILLMSGRTHWSNSFGYAELWEARELSKGNPILDKEFLVMWLTGVVPRDMKLLATFSVWSTLGPQMADCVGVSTGYIYDIRESSDLGRIVRSRSSMILPMSMISQMTDNGSRLLPIQVKVY
- the CG32440 gene encoding uncharacterized protein, whose translation is MSSQFREKRGLASSANNELPTMDPNESDFALELKPAPKQTCIPTHQRQRLASSDTNVYQRESVFDIPDKSWSVLYFGSGKDSSSK